The Streptococcus sp. VT 162 genome has a window encoding:
- a CDS encoding amino acid ABC transporter permease: MSYMFEILPSLLNGASMTLQVFALVLIFSIPLGIVVAFALQVRWKPLHYLIDLYIWVMRGTPLLLQLIFIYYVLPSIGIRLDRLPAAVIAFVLNYAAYFAEIFRGGIETIPKGQYEAAKVLKFSPFDTVRYIILPQVTKIVLPSVFNEIMSLVKDTSLVYALGISDLILASRTAANRDASLVPMFLAGAIYLIMIGLVTIVAKKLEKKYSYYR; this comes from the coding sequence ATGTCTTATATGTTTGAGATATTACCAAGTTTATTGAACGGTGCAAGTATGACACTTCAAGTCTTTGCTCTGGTCTTGATCTTTTCAATTCCTTTAGGTATTGTCGTTGCCTTTGCTTTACAAGTCCGCTGGAAACCCCTCCATTATCTGATTGACCTTTATATTTGGGTGATGCGAGGGACTCCCTTGCTCTTGCAATTAATCTTTATTTACTATGTTCTTCCTAGCATTGGGATACGTTTAGATCGTTTGCCTGCTGCTGTGATCGCTTTTGTATTGAACTATGCAGCCTACTTTGCTGAAATCTTTCGTGGTGGGATTGAAACTATTCCTAAAGGTCAATATGAGGCTGCTAAGGTCTTGAAGTTTAGCCCTTTTGACACAGTGCGCTATATTATTTTGCCTCAGGTTACAAAGATTGTCTTACCGAGCGTCTTTAATGAAATCATGAGTTTGGTCAAGGATACTTCATTGGTTTATGCCCTTGGGATTTCAGATTTGATTTTGGCAAGTCGGACAGCAGCCAATCGAGATGCTAGTCTTGTTCCTATGTTCTTAGCCGGGGCGATTTATTTGATTATGATTGGTCTTGTAACCATTGTAGCGAAAAAACTTGAGAAGAAGTACAGTTATTACAGATAG
- a CDS encoding amino acid ABC transporter ATPase produces the protein MLELRNINKAFGGKQILTNFSLSIPEKQILAIVGPSGGGKTTLLRMLAGLETIDSGEIYYNGESLAIDELEKRNLLGFVFQDFQLFPHLSVLDNLTLSPIKTMSMEKEVAEKKARGLLEQLGLAGHADAFPFSLSGGQKQRVALARAMMIKPEIIGYDEPTSALDPELRLEVEKLILQNKERGMTQIVVTHDLQFAENIADQILKVDPK, from the coding sequence ATGTTAGAATTACGAAACATTAACAAGGCCTTTGGTGGCAAACAAATCTTAACCAATTTCAGCCTATCAATTCCTGAAAAGCAAATCCTTGCAATCGTAGGTCCATCAGGAGGCGGAAAGACAACCCTATTACGTATGCTAGCTGGACTGGAAACCATCGATTCGGGGGAAATCTACTATAACGGCGAATCGCTAGCTATAGACGAACTAGAAAAGCGCAATCTTCTTGGATTTGTTTTCCAAGATTTTCAACTCTTTCCGCATTTGTCAGTTCTAGATAACTTAACTCTGTCGCCCATAAAAACGATGAGCATGGAGAAGGAAGTTGCTGAGAAGAAGGCGCGTGGTTTGTTAGAACAGCTTGGGTTAGCTGGGCATGCAGATGCCTTTCCTTTCTCACTTTCAGGTGGGCAAAAACAACGGGTGGCCTTAGCACGCGCCATGATGATAAAACCAGAAATTATTGGATATGATGAGCCTACATCAGCCTTAGACCCAGAATTGCGATTAGAAGTAGAAAAACTTATCCTTCAAAATAAAGAGCGTGGGATGACTCAGATTGTTGTGACCCACGATCTTCAGTTTGCGGAAAACATTGCTGATCAGATCCTTAAGGTTGATCCAAAGTAG
- a CDS encoding glutamine ABC transporter substrate-binding protein — protein sequence MKRKKIALVLALFFSFFLTACTQKASDPNQDNWAKYQKQGSITIGFDNTFVPMGFEEKNGQYAGFDIDLAQAVSEKLGIQIKFQPIDWDMKETELQNGTIDAIWNGYTATDERKEKVAFTIPYMENQQVLVSKKSQNILSVQDMTDKVLGAQAGSSGYLNFEGQPELLKNRVKDQKANQYQSFNEALIDLKNDRIDALLIDRVYANYYLQSEGILNDYNLFSAGFESEAFAVGVRPADKTLLDALNQAFVSLYKEGKFQEISQKWFGEDVATSQVKNQE from the coding sequence ATGAAGAGAAAGAAAATTGCCCTTGTACTTGCTCTGTTCTTTAGCTTCTTCCTGACGGCTTGTACTCAGAAGGCAAGTGATCCAAATCAGGATAATTGGGCCAAATATCAAAAACAGGGAAGCATTACCATTGGCTTTGACAATACCTTTGTTCCCATGGGATTTGAGGAAAAGAATGGCCAGTATGCGGGCTTTGATATCGACCTAGCCCAAGCTGTTTCTGAAAAGCTAGGAATTCAGATTAAATTTCAACCCATCGACTGGGATATGAAAGAAACCGAACTACAAAATGGTACCATTGATGCCATCTGGAATGGCTATACAGCAACAGATGAACGGAAAGAGAAGGTTGCTTTTACCATTCCTTACATGGAAAATCAACAAGTTTTGGTCTCTAAAAAGTCTCAAAATATCCTCTCAGTTCAGGATATGACTGACAAAGTTTTAGGGGCCCAGGCTGGATCTTCTGGCTATTTGAATTTTGAAGGACAACCTGAACTACTCAAGAATCGAGTGAAAGACCAGAAGGCTAATCAATACCAAAGTTTCAATGAAGCCTTGATTGATTTAAAAAATGATCGGATTGATGCCTTGTTGATTGACCGGGTATATGCCAATTATTATCTCCAGTCTGAAGGGATATTAAATGACTACAATCTCTTTTCAGCTGGATTTGAAAGCGAAGCCTTTGCAGTCGGTGTTAGACCTGCTGATAAAACGTTGCTAGATGCCTTGAACCAAGCCTTTGTATCACTATACAAAGAAGGGAAGTTCCAGGAGATCAGCCAGAAATGGTTTGGGGAAGATGTAGCGACCAGTCAGGTGAAAAATCAAGAATAA
- a CDS encoding NADPH-dependent FMN reductase: MSKKVLFIVGSLRQGSFNHQMALEAEKALAGKAEVSYLDYSAVPLFSQDLEVPTHPAVAAAREAVLAADAIWIFSPVYNFSIPGTVKNLLDWLSRAIDLSDTRGASALQDKFVTVSSVANAGHEQLFAIYKDLLPFIRTQVVGDFTAARVNDSAWADGKLVLEEATASSLAKQADDLLTAIN, translated from the coding sequence ATGTCTAAAAAAGTACTATTTATCGTCGGATCACTACGCCAAGGTTCTTTCAACCACCAAATGGCCCTCGAAGCTGAAAAAGCACTTGCTGGAAAAGCGGAAGTTAGCTATCTTGATTATTCAGCTGTTCCTCTCTTCAGCCAAGATTTGGAAGTTCCAACTCATCCAGCTGTAGCTGCTGCTCGTGAAGCAGTCCTTGCTGCAGATGCAATCTGGATCTTCTCTCCAGTCTACAACTTCTCTATCCCTGGAACAGTGAAAAACTTGCTTGACTGGCTCTCTCGTGCCATTGATTTGTCTGATACACGTGGTGCTTCTGCCCTCCAAGACAAGTTTGTTACTGTCTCATCTGTAGCCAATGCCGGTCACGAACAACTCTTTGCGATTTATAAAGACCTCTTGCCATTTATCCGTACACAAGTCGTTGGTGACTTTACTGCCGCTCGTGTCAATGACTCTGCTTGGGCAGACGGAAAATTGGTGTTAGAAGAAGCAACTGCTTCATCACTTGCAAAACAGGCTGACGACCTTCTTACAGCCATCAACTAA
- a CDS encoding MarR family transcriptional regulator, producing MKQYLKKKISDNQLDLKTAIILNKAIRTFKPYEAKAAKEHGLTPTQFSVLETLYSKEELRIQDLIEKMLATSGNMTVVIRNMVRDGWISRTCDPKDRRSFFLKLTPAGRRKIEEVLPDHIDSIVEALSILEDGEKEDLIRILKKFKNL from the coding sequence ATGAAACAATATTTGAAAAAGAAAATTTCCGATAATCAACTAGACTTAAAAACAGCTATCATCCTCAACAAAGCCATACGAACCTTTAAACCATATGAAGCCAAGGCTGCTAAAGAACACGGGCTAACACCCACCCAATTTTCAGTTTTGGAAACCCTCTATAGCAAGGAGGAACTGCGCATTCAGGATTTGATTGAAAAAATGCTAGCCACTTCTGGAAACATGACTGTTGTCATTCGAAATATGGTTCGAGATGGATGGATTTCTAGAACTTGCGACCCCAAGGATCGTCGCTCCTTTTTCCTGAAATTAACACCTGCAGGACGCAGAAAAATCGAAGAGGTTCTTCCTGACCATATCGATTCGATCGTAGAAGCACTCAGCATCTTGGAAGATGGCGAAAAGGAAGACTTAATCCGCATTTTAAAAAAATTTAAAAATTTGTGA
- a CDS encoding peptidase has translation MKLRQKKAKNKLLLQYGIGIALVVLVMTTSFLYLISLSMKPYQDARVEGEKLAKQYAELEKADQVDFYNGLEGYYSILGHNKKQEAIAVLIEKNDHKIYVYQLDKGISQDKAATISREKGASDIDKITFGRYQDKPIWEVKSGNQYYLVDFETGAVIQ, from the coding sequence GTGAAACTAAGACAGAAAAAAGCAAAAAACAAGCTACTTTTACAGTATGGAATCGGCATTGCTCTGGTAGTACTAGTCATGACCACTTCCTTCCTTTATCTGATATCACTCAGCATGAAACCCTATCAAGATGCTAGGGTTGAAGGAGAAAAACTGGCCAAGCAGTATGCTGAATTGGAAAAGGCAGATCAGGTTGATTTCTATAATGGACTAGAAGGTTATTACAGCATTTTAGGACATAATAAAAAGCAAGAGGCCATTGCCGTACTGATTGAAAAGAATGACCACAAGATTTATGTTTATCAGCTTGATAAGGGGATTTCTCAAGACAAGGCAGCGACGATTTCGAGGGAAAAAGGAGCTAGCGACATTGACAAGATTACCTTTGGTCGTTATCAGGACAAGCCGATTTGGGAAGTCAAGTCAGGAAACCAGTACTATCTGGTCGACTTTGAAACAGGAGCAGTGATCCAATAA
- a CDS encoding aspartate aminotransferase, giving the protein MKLSKRVLEMEESVTLASDARAKALKAQGKDVLFLTLGQPDFHTPENIQDAAVEAIRDGRASFYTVASGLPELKAAVNTYFERYYGYSVAANEVTFATGAKFSLYTFFMAVVNPGDEVIIPTPYWVSYGDQVKMAEGVPVFVQAKEDNHFKVTVEQLEAARTDKTKVLVLNSPSNPTGMIYSREELLAIGNWAVAHDVLILADDIYGRLVYNGNEFVPISSLSEDIRKQTIVINGVSKAYAMTGWRVGYAVGNPEIIAAMSKLTGQTTSNLTAVSQYATIEALTGPQDSVETMRQAFEERLNTIYPLLCQVPGFEVVKPQGAFYLFPNVKKAMEMKGYTDVTEFTTAILEEVGLALITGAGFGAPENVRLSYATDMDTLKEAIHRLHRFMEK; this is encoded by the coding sequence ATGAAACTATCCAAACGTGTACTAGAAATGGAAGAAAGCGTCACTCTAGCTAGTGATGCAAGAGCCAAAGCATTAAAAGCTCAGGGAAAAGACGTTCTTTTCTTAACCTTGGGACAGCCTGATTTTCATACTCCTGAAAACATTCAGGATGCAGCGGTAGAAGCGATTCGAGATGGACGAGCTTCCTTTTATACAGTTGCTTCAGGCCTACCAGAGTTAAAAGCGGCGGTTAATACCTATTTTGAACGCTATTATGGGTATTCTGTTGCAGCCAACGAGGTTACCTTTGCCACTGGTGCTAAGTTCTCTCTCTACACCTTCTTTATGGCTGTGGTCAATCCAGGTGATGAAGTCATTATCCCTACACCATACTGGGTCAGCTATGGAGACCAGGTCAAAATGGCAGAAGGAGTGCCTGTCTTTGTCCAGGCAAAGGAAGACAATCACTTTAAAGTAACAGTAGAGCAGCTAGAAGCAGCACGAACAGATAAGACCAAGGTCTTGGTTCTCAATTCACCATCGAATCCGACTGGTATGATATACTCTCGTGAGGAACTCTTGGCTATCGGAAATTGGGCTGTTGCGCATGATGTCCTTATCCTAGCAGATGATATTTATGGCCGTTTGGTTTATAACGGGAACGAATTTGTTCCAATCTCTAGTCTGTCAGAAGACATTCGCAAGCAAACCATCGTGATTAACGGTGTATCTAAGGCCTATGCCATGACTGGTTGGCGGGTAGGTTATGCGGTGGGAAATCCTGAAATTATCGCTGCTATGAGCAAACTAACAGGACAAACGACTTCAAATCTGACAGCAGTGTCTCAATATGCTACCATTGAAGCCCTAACTGGACCACAAGACTCTGTTGAAACCATGCGCCAAGCCTTTGAAGAACGTTTGAATACCATTTATCCACTCTTGTGCCAAGTGCCAGGATTTGAAGTTGTCAAGCCCCAAGGAGCCTTCTATCTCTTCCCAAATGTTAAAAAAGCGATGGAAATGAAGGGTTATACTGATGTGACAGAGTTTACAACAGCTATTCTCGAAGAAGTCGGCCTTGCCTTGATTACAGGAGCTGGATTTGGAGCACCAGAAAATGTTCGTCTCAGCTATGCCACAGACATGGATACATTAAAAGAAGCTATTCACCGTTTGCATCGGTTTATGGAAAAATAA
- the asnC gene encoding asparagine--tRNA ligase (catalyzes a two-step reaction, first charging an asparagine molecule by linking its carboxyl group to the alpha-phosphate of ATP, followed by transfer of the aminoacyl-adenylate to its tRNA) codes for MTKRVTIIDVKDYVGQEVTIGAWVANKSGKGKIAFLQLRDGTAFFQGVAFKPNFIEKFGEEVGLEKFDVIKRLSQETSVYVTGIVKEDERSKFGYELDITDIEVIGESQDYPITPKEHGTDFLMDNRHLWLRSRKQVAVMQIRNAIIYATYEFFDKNGFMKFDSPILSGNAAEDSTELFETDYFGTPAYLSQSGQLYLEAGAMALGRVFDFGPVFRAEKSKTRRHLTEFWMMDAEYSYLTHDESLDLQEAYVKALLQGVLDRAPQALETLERDTELLKSYIAEPFKRITYDQAIDLLQEHENDEDADYEHLEHGDDFGSPHETWISNHFGVPTFVMNYPAAIKAFYMKPVPGNPERVLCADLLAPEGYGEIIGGSMREEDYDALVAKMEELGMDRTEYEFYLDLRKYGTVPHGGFGIGIERMVTFAAGTKHIREAIPFPRMLHRIKP; via the coding sequence ATGACAAAACGTGTAACAATTATCGATGTAAAAGACTACGTTGGTCAAGAAGTGACCATCGGAGCTTGGGTTGCCAACAAATCTGGAAAAGGGAAAATTGCCTTCTTGCAATTGCGTGATGGGACAGCCTTTTTCCAAGGTGTAGCATTTAAACCAAACTTTATTGAAAAGTTCGGTGAGGAAGTGGGACTTGAGAAGTTTGATGTCATCAAACGCTTGAGCCAAGAAACGTCTGTTTATGTGACAGGGATTGTCAAAGAAGACGAACGTTCTAAGTTTGGCTATGAGTTGGATATTACAGACATCGAAGTGATTGGTGAATCTCAAGACTACCCAATCACACCAAAAGAACACGGAACAGACTTCTTGATGGACAACCGTCACTTGTGGCTCCGCTCTCGTAAGCAAGTAGCGGTTATGCAAATCCGTAACGCGATTATCTATGCGACTTATGAGTTTTTCGACAAGAACGGCTTCATGAAATTTGATAGCCCAATTCTTTCAGGAAACGCAGCAGAAGATTCAACTGAACTCTTTGAAACAGACTACTTTGGAACACCAGCCTACTTGAGCCAATCAGGTCAACTTTACCTAGAAGCAGGGGCCATGGCTCTTGGTCGTGTCTTTGACTTTGGTCCAGTATTCCGTGCTGAAAAATCAAAAACACGCCGTCACTTGACTGAGTTCTGGATGATGGATGCGGAGTACTCTTACTTGACACATGATGAGTCACTTGACTTGCAAGAAGCTTATGTAAAAGCCCTTCTTCAAGGTGTTCTTGACCGTGCACCTCAAGCCTTGGAAACCTTGGAACGTGATACAGAGCTCTTGAAAAGCTACATTGCAGAGCCATTCAAACGCATCACTTACGATCAAGCCATTGACCTTTTGCAAGAGCATGAAAATGATGAAGATGCTGACTACGAGCATCTTGAGCATGGCGATGACTTTGGTTCACCACACGAAACATGGATTTCAAACCACTTTGGTGTGCCAACATTTGTTATGAACTACCCAGCAGCTATCAAGGCCTTCTACATGAAACCAGTTCCTGGAAATCCAGAGCGCGTACTTTGTGCAGACTTGCTTGCACCAGAAGGTTACGGAGAAATCATCGGTGGTTCTATGCGTGAGGAAGACTACGATGCCCTTGTCGCTAAAATGGAAGAACTTGGCATGGATCGTACAGAGTATGAATTTTACCTTGACCTTCGTAAATATGGTACAGTACCACACGGAGGATTTGGTATCGGTATTGAACGTATGGTAACCTTCGCAGCTGGTACAAAACACATCCGTGAAGCTATTCCATTCCCACGTATGTTGCATCGTATCAAACCATAA
- a CDS encoding 30S ribosomal protein S6 has protein sequence MAKYEILYIIRPNIEEEAKNALVARFDSILTDNGATVVESKSWEKRRLAYEIQDFREGLYHIVNVEANDDAALKEFDRLSKINADILRHMIVKLDA, from the coding sequence ATGGCTAAATACGAAATTCTTTATATCATTCGTCCAAACATTGAAGAAGAAGCGAAAAACGCTTTGGTAGCACGTTTTGACTCTATCTTGACTGACAACGGTGCAACTGTTGTTGAATCAAAATCATGGGAAAAACGTCGTCTTGCATACGAAATCCAAGATTTCCGTGAAGGACTTTACCACATCGTTAACGTTGAAGCAAACGACGACGCAGCTCTTAAAGAGTTTGACCGTCTTTCAAAAATCAACGCTGACATTCTTCGTCACATGATCGTCAAACTTGACGCGTAA
- a CDS encoding single-stranded DNA-binding protein (binds to single stranded DNA and may facilitate the binding and interaction of other proteins to DNA) — protein sequence MINNVVLVGRMTRDAELRYTPSNVAVATFTLAVNRTFKSQNGEREADFINVVMWRQQAENLANWAKKGSLIGITGRIQTRSYDNQQGQRVYVTEVVAENFQMLESRGVREGHSDGAYSAPTAGQSAPANPVPDFSRSENPFGATNPLDISDDDLPF from the coding sequence ATGATTAACAATGTTGTACTTGTAGGGCGTATGACACGTGACGCTGAGTTGCGTTATACCCCATCAAATGTAGCAGTTGCGACTTTTACTCTTGCAGTAAACCGTACATTTAAGAGTCAAAATGGCGAACGTGAGGCTGATTTCATCAATGTCGTTATGTGGCGCCAACAGGCTGAAAATCTTGCCAACTGGGCTAAAAAAGGCTCTCTTATCGGGATCACAGGCCGTATCCAGACTCGTAGTTACGATAACCAGCAAGGACAACGTGTCTACGTAACAGAAGTCGTGGCTGAGAATTTCCAAATGTTGGAAAGCCGCGGAGTGCGCGAAGGACATTCAGATGGAGCTTATTCTGCACCAACTGCTGGCCAATCAGCACCTGCAAACCCAGTACCAGACTTTTCACGTTCTGAAAATCCATTCGGAGCAACCAATCCATTGGACATTTCAGATGATGATTTACCATTCTAA
- a CDS encoding 30S ribosomal protein S18, which translates to MAQQRRGGFKRRKKVDYIAANKIEYVDYKDTELLSRFVSERGKILPRRVTGTSAKNQRKVTTAIKRARVMALMPFVNED; encoded by the coding sequence ATGGCTCAACAACGTCGTGGCGGATTCAAACGCCGTAAAAAAGTTGATTACATCGCAGCAAACAAAATTGAATATGTTGATTACAAAGATACTGAGCTTCTTAGCCGTTTCGTTTCAGAACGTGGGAAAATCCTTCCACGTCGTGTAACAGGAACTTCAGCTAAAAACCAACGTAAAGTAACAACAGCTATCAAACGCGCTCGCGTAATGGCTTTGATGCCTTTCGTAAACGAAGATTAA
- a CDS encoding GNAT family acetyltransferase, with the protein MKTTCSIRKMQESDIKELSRGFISQGWPGREEILARYFLEQECGEREVLVAEVEGALAGYITILPCAKQGPFAEIYPELSDFNVFEPFQNQGIGNLLLEEAEKRVRLISDKVTLGVGLHSGYGPAQRLYIKRGYIPDGTGVWYQNHQPAMNAVCEDIGELVLYLSKNLF; encoded by the coding sequence ATGAAGACGACATGTTCAATTAGAAAAATGCAAGAATCTGACATAAAAGAACTATCTCGAGGATTTATCAGCCAAGGTTGGCCGGGTAGAGAAGAAATTTTGGCTAGATATTTTCTTGAACAAGAATGTGGGGAGAGAGAAGTCTTAGTTGCAGAGGTTGAGGGTGCTTTAGCGGGTTATATCACAATTTTGCCCTGCGCTAAGCAGGGGCCTTTTGCAGAAATCTATCCAGAACTCTCAGATTTCAATGTCTTTGAACCTTTTCAAAATCAAGGTATTGGAAATCTCTTGCTGGAAGAAGCAGAAAAACGAGTTAGGCTCATATCGGATAAGGTGACCCTTGGTGTTGGGCTCCATTCAGGGTATGGACCTGCCCAGAGATTGTACATCAAACGAGGCTATATTCCAGATGGGACGGGTGTTTGGTATCAGAACCATCAACCGGCCATGAATGCGGTTTGTGAAGATATCGGAGAATTGGTCTTGTATCTGTCGAAAAATTTGTTTTAA
- a CDS encoding UDP-N-acetylglucosamine 2-epimerase: MKKLKVMVVFGTRPEAIKMAPLVLELQKHSDSIETITVVTAQHRQMLDQVLETFSIEPHYDLDIMGKNQSLLDITGKILEKFDPVVKQELPDMILVHGDTTTTFAASLVAFYNQVRIGHVEAGLRTFDKYSPFPEEMNRQMTDNLADLYFAPTSESKENLLKENHPESAIVITGNTAIDALKLTVQSDYYHEVLDQLDPDKKLVLVTMHRRENQGQPMRNVFAALREMVDLHQEIEVVYPVHLSPAVQEAANDILSGHDRIHLIEPLDVLDFHNLASRSYFIMTDSGGVQEEAPSLGKPVLVLRDTTERPEGVRAGTLKLVGTDPVRVKEAMAALLTDETLYRQMSQAPNPYGDGRASERIVQSIQQYFGAATSVSEFKGGK; this comes from the coding sequence ATGAAGAAACTGAAAGTGATGGTTGTTTTTGGAACACGACCAGAAGCTATTAAAATGGCCCCTTTAGTGTTAGAATTGCAAAAACATAGTGACAGCATTGAGACGATCACAGTTGTGACAGCTCAGCATCGCCAAATGCTAGATCAAGTTCTTGAAACTTTTAGCATCGAGCCACATTATGACCTGGATATTATGGGGAAAAATCAATCCCTCTTAGATATTACTGGAAAAATTTTAGAAAAGTTTGATCCAGTTGTTAAGCAAGAACTTCCAGATATGATTCTTGTTCACGGAGACACAACGACAACTTTTGCAGCAAGTTTAGTTGCTTTCTATAATCAGGTCCGTATCGGCCACGTCGAAGCCGGGCTAAGGACCTTTGATAAGTATTCTCCTTTCCCAGAAGAAATGAATCGTCAGATGACAGATAACCTTGCGGATCTTTATTTTGCTCCAACTAGTGAGAGTAAAGAAAATCTTCTTAAGGAAAATCATCCTGAGTCTGCTATTGTCATTACGGGGAATACAGCCATTGATGCCTTGAAACTAACCGTTCAATCGGATTACTATCATGAAGTTCTAGATCAATTGGATCCAGATAAGAAACTTGTATTGGTAACCATGCATCGTCGTGAGAATCAAGGTCAACCAATGAGAAATGTCTTTGCAGCTTTACGTGAGATGGTCGATCTTCATCAGGAAATTGAAGTTGTTTATCCTGTTCACCTTAGCCCTGCTGTGCAAGAAGCAGCAAACGATATCTTATCTGGTCACGATCGTATTCACTTGATCGAGCCTTTAGATGTACTTGATTTTCATAATTTGGCTTCAAGAAGCTATTTTATCATGACTGACTCTGGAGGTGTTCAAGAAGAGGCGCCTTCTCTCGGCAAACCTGTCCTTGTCCTTCGTGACACTACGGAACGTCCAGAAGGAGTAAGAGCAGGTACGTTGAAGCTAGTTGGTACGGATCCAGTACGTGTGAAAGAAGCGATGGCAGCACTCTTAACAGATGAAACTCTTTATAGACAAATGTCTCAGGCACCAAATCCTTATGGAGATGGAAGAGCCTCTGAACGAATCGTACAATCCATTCAACAGTACTTTGGTGCAGCGACTTCGGTATCTGAATTCAAAGGGGGGAAATAA
- a CDS encoding glycosyl transferase, with product MISQMLMIFTLLTIWISLAWGLVILFSAVHFWFKHSDFRVDTSPLPYYPKVTIVVPAHNEDVVIAQTAKAILDMNYPHDRVELLLFADNCSDNTYAECLSVQAMPEYAGRNLTIIDRTGTGGKAGVLNDALEMATGEYICVYDADAMPEKNALYFLVKEVMKDPERHVASFGRNKTRNANQNFLTRCINQEIVVTQRVHHVGMWHLFKIGRIPGTNFIIQTDFVKSIGGWKNGALTEDTDISFKIMQSGKLIALAYNSEAFQQEPETLKSYYMQRKRWAKGNYEVVLSNFKHLFGRANWRVKLEVFNYSCVFFWFNFAIVLSDLIFLANVLAICLNLFFPDVRVPFAFDADNIYIAQLMLFNWILMIGLYLMQIMTALASQFGQATTKQIWLALAAYFTYAQMFIVVSIDSISSIVLDKVLRRKETKWVKTKRFAG from the coding sequence ATGATTAGTCAAATGTTAATGATTTTTACCTTGCTTACAATTTGGATTTCTCTAGCTTGGGGCTTGGTAATTCTCTTTTCGGCAGTACACTTTTGGTTTAAACACAGTGATTTTCGTGTAGACACTTCGCCGCTACCTTATTATCCGAAGGTCACCATTGTTGTTCCTGCTCATAATGAGGATGTGGTTATTGCCCAAACGGCAAAAGCTATCTTAGATATGAACTATCCTCACGACCGTGTGGAGTTGCTCTTGTTTGCGGATAACTGTTCGGATAACACCTATGCAGAATGTTTGTCTGTACAAGCCATGCCTGAATATGCAGGAAGAAATCTGACTATTATCGACCGTACTGGTACGGGAGGAAAAGCGGGCGTTCTAAACGATGCTTTGGAGATGGCAACAGGCGAATACATCTGTGTCTATGATGCAGATGCCATGCCTGAAAAGAACGCCCTTTATTTCCTTGTAAAAGAAGTGATGAAGGATCCAGAACGTCATGTGGCATCTTTTGGTCGCAATAAGACTCGGAATGCCAATCAAAATTTCTTGACTCGTTGTATCAACCAGGAAATTGTTGTTACTCAGCGCGTGCACCACGTTGGAATGTGGCATCTCTTTAAAATTGGGCGTATCCCAGGAACAAACTTTATCATTCAAACCGACTTTGTAAAGAGTATCGGTGGTTGGAAAAATGGTGCCTTAACCGAGGATACCGATATTTCCTTCAAAATCATGCAGAGTGGTAAATTGATTGCCCTTGCCTATAATTCAGAGGCTTTCCAACAAGAACCTGAGACCTTAAAGAGTTACTATATGCAGCGTAAACGTTGGGCGAAAGGAAATTATGAAGTTGTTCTCTCGAACTTTAAGCATTTATTTGGCAGAGCAAACTGGCGCGTTAAACTAGAAGTCTTTAACTATTCTTGTGTTTTCTTTTGGTTTAACTTTGCTATTGTTCTTTCGGATTTGATTTTCCTAGCGAATGTGCTAGCGATCTGCCTTAATCTTTTCTTCCCAGATGTCAGGGTTCCATTTGCTTTTGATGCGGACAATATCTACATCGCCCAGCTCATGCTCTTTAACTGGATTCTCATGATTGGTCTTTATTTGATGCAAATTATGACAGCATTAGCAAGTCAATTTGGACAAGCGACGACTAAACAAATCTGGTTGGCCTTGGCTGCCTATTTCACTTATGCACAGATGTTTATCGTTGTTTCCATTGATTCCATTTCTTCAATCGTGCTGGACAAAGTACTCCGACGAAAAGAAACCAAGTGGGTTAAAACCAAGCGATTTGCAGGATAG